A window of the Brassica napus cultivar Da-Ae chromosome C5, Da-Ae, whole genome shotgun sequence genome harbors these coding sequences:
- the LOC106453045 gene encoding protein ALWAYS EARLY 2 isoform X1 has product MAPAVRKSRSVNKRFTNEPSPRKDAGSSRKSKQRKTKFSDKLGPQWTKAELERFYDYYRKYGQDWRKVAAAIRNSRSVDMVEALFNMNKAYLSLPEGTASVAGLIAMMTDHYSVMEGSGSEGEGLDVPEAPRKQQKRKRAKPQLSDSREEDDRQQHPVASTDGCLKFLKQARANGTHRRATGKRTPRVPVQTSRDDGEGATPPNKRARKQRIDANDDVAAHFLELTLTDASRWEGSPQVSESPNKRTEPSDNSPIKTWGKMSRTRKASREKKLESDREDVEGVGEMEAPRKVKRVYKKRVKVEEAECNDSDDNGGACSATEGSRIKSKRRKAGAEASRGTYSPRSPKEKDNKFTSGDEFDALQALADLSASLLPGALMESESSAQLKEERIENEMDEKSSSPDDSHGEKADSEPDDSLLHAISAIGNAAYSRKPKSSRQPSTDCNAVPMEKPEPEPTSGSSRRKRKPKKLWDETPAESTRKKSIKKQKELAQEDLNMKSSLRTKRSGQGPPQSKQLNAVKELEESTTTTSDEKRSAMDVVEVATTKEVSDSGPASIPQKPPNRRKMSLKKSLQERDNKSSETIHKASRSSRSLSEQELLLKDKLRTSLTHPLARRRCMFEWFYSAIDHPWFAKMEFVDYLNHVGLGHIPRLTRLEWSVIKSSLGRPRRFSERFLQEEREKLKQYRESVRKHYTELRTGAREGLPTDLARPLAVGNRVIAIHPKTREIHDGKILTVDHSQCNVLFDDVGVELVKDIDCMPSNPLEYMPEGLRRQVDKCLSIKKEAQLSGVSVIFPPCGLENVDFSMNQSLNQGDMVAPILHGKVLASPHQTSQPCIINYSKGREAEIQRVLALQHALDEKEMEPEMVEIVKGSKTRAQAMVDAAIKAASSVKEGEDAIKMIQEALDMVGKHQPLRSSVVKHEEHANGGVEHHQNPSPSSDASKPMANNDFISQDGSEKNEAQMPSELVTSCVASWLMIQMCTERQYPPSDVAQLIDTAVTSLQPRCPQNLPIYREIQMCMGRIKTQILSLVPS; this is encoded by the exons ATGGCACCGGCGGTTAGGAAGTCGAGGAGTGTGAACAAGCGTTTCACCAACGAGCCCTCGCCGAGAAAAGATGCTGGGAGCTCCAGAAAATCTAAGCAGCGT AAGACGAAATTTTCTGACAAACTGGGACCTCAGTGGACCAAAGCAGAGCTCGAGCGTTTCTATGACTACTACCGAAAGTACGGGCAGGACTGGAGAAAG gTGGCTGCTGCAATTCGGAATAGCAGGTCTGTTGACATGGTGGAAGCTCTTTTTAACATGAATAAG GCTTATTTATCTCTTCCGGAAGGAACTGCCTCTGTAGCTGGTCTCATTGCTATGATGACCGATCATTACAGCGTCATG GAAGGGAGTGGCAGTGAAGGAGAGGGCCTTGATGTTCCAGAAGCACCGAGGAAACAGCAAAAGCGCAAACGTGCAAAACCTCAGCTTAGTGATTCTCGAGAGGAAGATGATAGACAACAACATCCCGTTGCGTCAACTGATGGATGTCTCAAGTTTTTGAAACAAGCACGAGCTAATG GAACTCATCGACGTGCCACTGGCAAACGCACACCTCGGGTTCCTGTACAGACTTCACGGGATGATGGGGAAGGCGCTACTCCACCAAATAAAAGAGCCAGAAAGCAACGAATTGATGCTAATGATGATGTTGCTGCACATTTTTTAGAATTGACATTAACAGACGCATCCAGATGGGAAGGGTCTCCACAAGTTTCTGAATCACCAAATAAAAGAACAGAACCTAGCGACAACTCGCCAATAAAGACCTGGGGGAAAATG TCGCGAACGAGAAAAGCTAGCCGAGAAAAGAAGCTTGAATCTGATAGAGAGGATGTGGAAGGAGTTGGCGAAATGGAGGCTCCACGGAAGGTTAAAAGGGTCTACAAGAAAAGAGTTAAAGTCGAAGAAGCAGAGTGTAATGATTCTGATGACAACGGTGGAGCATGCAGCGCCACTGAGGGGAGCAGAATTAAATCAAAGAGACGCAAGGCAGGTGCTGAAGCCTCAAGAGGGACATATTCACCTCGCAgcccaaaagaaaaagacaacaAATTTACTTCCGGag ATGAATTTGATGCTCTGCAAGCCTTAGCCGATTTGTCAGCTTCATTGCTTCCGGGAGCTTTGATGGAATCAG AATCATCTGCTCAGTTGAAGGAAGAGAGGATAGAAAACGAAATGGACGAGAAATCTAGCTCTCCAGATGATAGTCATGGGGAAAAAGCAGATTCAGAACCAGATGATAGTCTCCTTCATGCAATTTCTGCTATTGGGAACGCTGCTTACAGTAGAAAACCAAAATCTTCAAGGCAACCGTCCACTGATTGTAACGCTGTTCCCATGGAGAAGCCTGAACCGGAGCCTACTAGTGGCAGTTCAAGAAGAAAGCGGAAACCAAAG aAGCTATGGGATGAAACTCCAGCTGAATCTACTCGGAAGAAATCCATAAAAAAGCAG AAGGAATTGGCTCAAGAAGACCTTAATATGAAGTCTTCGCTTAGAACAAAACGCTCTGGTCAAGGCCCCCCTCAGTCAAAACAATTGAACGCTGTCAAGGAGTTGGAGGAATCTACTACAACAACGAGCGATGAGAAAAGATCTGCGATGGATGTAGTAGAAGTGGCAACAACTAAAGAAGTTTCTGATTCGGGTCCAGCCAGTATACCGCAGAAGCCTCCAAACAGGCGTAAGATGAGTCTGAAGAAAAGCTTACAGGAAAGGGATAATAAATCTTCTGAAACCATTCATAAAGCTTCGCGCAGCTCAAGATCTCTTTCAGAACAGGAGTTGCTATTAAAG GATAAGCTTCGTACTTCTCTAACGCATCCCTTGGCACGTCGAAGGTGCATGTTCGAATGGTTTTATAGTGCTATCGACCATCCCTGGTTTGCAAAGATGGAGTTTGTCGATTACCTAAATCACGTAGGACTTGGTCACATTCCTAGACTTACTCGTCTTGAATGGAGCGTCATTAAAAG CTCTCTTGGTAGACCGCGAAGATTCTCTGAGAGATTTTTACAGGAAGAGAGGGAGAAACTCAAACAGTACCGTGAGTCTGTGAGAAAGCATTACACAGAGCTTCGAACAGGTGCAAGGGAAGGGCTTCCTACAGATTTGGCTCGGCCATTAGCAGTTGGGAATAGAGTCATTGCCATCCATCCCAAAACACGAGAGATTCATGATGGGAAAATCCTCACTGTTGACCATAGCCAATGCAACGTTCTGTTCGACGACGTGGGCGTTGAGTTAGTTAAG GACATTGATTGTATGCCTTCAAATCCATTGGAATACATGCCAGAGGGTCTGAGGAGGCAAGTTGATAAGTGCTTGTCCATAAAGAAAGAAGCACAGCTAAGTGGTGTGTCTGTTATATTCCCTCCATGCGGACTTGAGAATGTCGACTTCTCCATGAATCAATCTCTGAACCAG GGTGATATGGTTGCTCCCATTCTGCACGGTAAAGTGTTAGCAAGCCCACATCAGACTAGTCAGCCATGTATCATAAATTATAGCAAAGGACGAGAAGCTGAGATTCAACGAGTACTTGCACTACAGCATGCTTTAGATGAAAAG GAAATGGAGCCTGAGATGGTAGAGATTGTCAAGGGCTCAAAGACAAGAGCGCAAGCAATGGTGGATGCAGCTATCAAG GCTGCATCATCTGTGAAGGAAGGAGAAGATGCCATCAAAATGATTCAAGAAGCCTTGGACATGGTTGGCAAACATCAGCCGTTGCGCAGCTCTGTGGTCAAACATGAAGAGCATGCAAACGGCGGCGTAGAGCATCATCAAAACCCATCTCCCTCCTCAGACGCATCAAAGCCTATGGCTAACAACGATTTCATCTCGCAAGATGGTTCAGAGAAAAACGAGGCTCAAATGCCTTCAGAGCTAGTCACATCCTGTGTTGCCTCTTGGCTCATGATTCAG ATGTGCACAGAGAGGCAGTACCCTCCATCTGATGTGGCACAGCTTATAGACACAGCAGTTACAAGCCTGCAGCCTCGATGCCCCCAGAACCTACCCATCTACAGAGAAATCCAAATGTGTATGGGACGAATCAAGACTCAAATCCTCTCTCTAGTACCAAGTTGA
- the LOC106453045 gene encoding protein ALWAYS EARLY 2 isoform X2 translates to MAPAVRKSRSVNKRFTNEPSPRKDAGSSRKSKQRKTKFSDKLGPQWTKAELERFYDYYRKYGQDWRKVAAAIRNSRSVDMVEALFNMNKAYLSLPEGTASVAGLIAMMTDHYSVMEGSGSEGEGLDVPEAPRKQQKRKRAKPQLSDSREEDDRQQHPVASTDGCLKFLKQARANGTHRRATGKRTPRVPVQTSRDDGEGATPPNKRARKQRIDANDDVAAHFLELTLTDASRWEGSPQVSESPNKRTEPSDNSPIKTWGKMSRTRKASREKKLESDREDVEGVGEMEAPRKVKRVYKKRVKVEEAECNDSDDNGGACSATEGSRIKSKRRKAGAEASRGTYSPRSPKEKDNKFTSGDEFDALQALADLSASLLPGALMESESSAQLKEERIENEMDEKSSSPDDSHGEKADSEPDDSLLHAISAIGNAAYSRKPKSSRQPSTDCNAVPMEKPEPEPTSGSSRRKRKPKKLWDETPAESTRKKSIKKQELAQEDLNMKSSLRTKRSGQGPPQSKQLNAVKELEESTTTTSDEKRSAMDVVEVATTKEVSDSGPASIPQKPPNRRKMSLKKSLQERDNKSSETIHKASRSSRSLSEQELLLKDKLRTSLTHPLARRRCMFEWFYSAIDHPWFAKMEFVDYLNHVGLGHIPRLTRLEWSVIKSSLGRPRRFSERFLQEEREKLKQYRESVRKHYTELRTGAREGLPTDLARPLAVGNRVIAIHPKTREIHDGKILTVDHSQCNVLFDDVGVELVKDIDCMPSNPLEYMPEGLRRQVDKCLSIKKEAQLSGVSVIFPPCGLENVDFSMNQSLNQGDMVAPILHGKVLASPHQTSQPCIINYSKGREAEIQRVLALQHALDEKEMEPEMVEIVKGSKTRAQAMVDAAIKAASSVKEGEDAIKMIQEALDMVGKHQPLRSSVVKHEEHANGGVEHHQNPSPSSDASKPMANNDFISQDGSEKNEAQMPSELVTSCVASWLMIQMCTERQYPPSDVAQLIDTAVTSLQPRCPQNLPIYREIQMCMGRIKTQILSLVPS, encoded by the exons ATGGCACCGGCGGTTAGGAAGTCGAGGAGTGTGAACAAGCGTTTCACCAACGAGCCCTCGCCGAGAAAAGATGCTGGGAGCTCCAGAAAATCTAAGCAGCGT AAGACGAAATTTTCTGACAAACTGGGACCTCAGTGGACCAAAGCAGAGCTCGAGCGTTTCTATGACTACTACCGAAAGTACGGGCAGGACTGGAGAAAG gTGGCTGCTGCAATTCGGAATAGCAGGTCTGTTGACATGGTGGAAGCTCTTTTTAACATGAATAAG GCTTATTTATCTCTTCCGGAAGGAACTGCCTCTGTAGCTGGTCTCATTGCTATGATGACCGATCATTACAGCGTCATG GAAGGGAGTGGCAGTGAAGGAGAGGGCCTTGATGTTCCAGAAGCACCGAGGAAACAGCAAAAGCGCAAACGTGCAAAACCTCAGCTTAGTGATTCTCGAGAGGAAGATGATAGACAACAACATCCCGTTGCGTCAACTGATGGATGTCTCAAGTTTTTGAAACAAGCACGAGCTAATG GAACTCATCGACGTGCCACTGGCAAACGCACACCTCGGGTTCCTGTACAGACTTCACGGGATGATGGGGAAGGCGCTACTCCACCAAATAAAAGAGCCAGAAAGCAACGAATTGATGCTAATGATGATGTTGCTGCACATTTTTTAGAATTGACATTAACAGACGCATCCAGATGGGAAGGGTCTCCACAAGTTTCTGAATCACCAAATAAAAGAACAGAACCTAGCGACAACTCGCCAATAAAGACCTGGGGGAAAATG TCGCGAACGAGAAAAGCTAGCCGAGAAAAGAAGCTTGAATCTGATAGAGAGGATGTGGAAGGAGTTGGCGAAATGGAGGCTCCACGGAAGGTTAAAAGGGTCTACAAGAAAAGAGTTAAAGTCGAAGAAGCAGAGTGTAATGATTCTGATGACAACGGTGGAGCATGCAGCGCCACTGAGGGGAGCAGAATTAAATCAAAGAGACGCAAGGCAGGTGCTGAAGCCTCAAGAGGGACATATTCACCTCGCAgcccaaaagaaaaagacaacaAATTTACTTCCGGag ATGAATTTGATGCTCTGCAAGCCTTAGCCGATTTGTCAGCTTCATTGCTTCCGGGAGCTTTGATGGAATCAG AATCATCTGCTCAGTTGAAGGAAGAGAGGATAGAAAACGAAATGGACGAGAAATCTAGCTCTCCAGATGATAGTCATGGGGAAAAAGCAGATTCAGAACCAGATGATAGTCTCCTTCATGCAATTTCTGCTATTGGGAACGCTGCTTACAGTAGAAAACCAAAATCTTCAAGGCAACCGTCCACTGATTGTAACGCTGTTCCCATGGAGAAGCCTGAACCGGAGCCTACTAGTGGCAGTTCAAGAAGAAAGCGGAAACCAAAG aAGCTATGGGATGAAACTCCAGCTGAATCTACTCGGAAGAAATCCATAAAAAAGCAG GAATTGGCTCAAGAAGACCTTAATATGAAGTCTTCGCTTAGAACAAAACGCTCTGGTCAAGGCCCCCCTCAGTCAAAACAATTGAACGCTGTCAAGGAGTTGGAGGAATCTACTACAACAACGAGCGATGAGAAAAGATCTGCGATGGATGTAGTAGAAGTGGCAACAACTAAAGAAGTTTCTGATTCGGGTCCAGCCAGTATACCGCAGAAGCCTCCAAACAGGCGTAAGATGAGTCTGAAGAAAAGCTTACAGGAAAGGGATAATAAATCTTCTGAAACCATTCATAAAGCTTCGCGCAGCTCAAGATCTCTTTCAGAACAGGAGTTGCTATTAAAG GATAAGCTTCGTACTTCTCTAACGCATCCCTTGGCACGTCGAAGGTGCATGTTCGAATGGTTTTATAGTGCTATCGACCATCCCTGGTTTGCAAAGATGGAGTTTGTCGATTACCTAAATCACGTAGGACTTGGTCACATTCCTAGACTTACTCGTCTTGAATGGAGCGTCATTAAAAG CTCTCTTGGTAGACCGCGAAGATTCTCTGAGAGATTTTTACAGGAAGAGAGGGAGAAACTCAAACAGTACCGTGAGTCTGTGAGAAAGCATTACACAGAGCTTCGAACAGGTGCAAGGGAAGGGCTTCCTACAGATTTGGCTCGGCCATTAGCAGTTGGGAATAGAGTCATTGCCATCCATCCCAAAACACGAGAGATTCATGATGGGAAAATCCTCACTGTTGACCATAGCCAATGCAACGTTCTGTTCGACGACGTGGGCGTTGAGTTAGTTAAG GACATTGATTGTATGCCTTCAAATCCATTGGAATACATGCCAGAGGGTCTGAGGAGGCAAGTTGATAAGTGCTTGTCCATAAAGAAAGAAGCACAGCTAAGTGGTGTGTCTGTTATATTCCCTCCATGCGGACTTGAGAATGTCGACTTCTCCATGAATCAATCTCTGAACCAG GGTGATATGGTTGCTCCCATTCTGCACGGTAAAGTGTTAGCAAGCCCACATCAGACTAGTCAGCCATGTATCATAAATTATAGCAAAGGACGAGAAGCTGAGATTCAACGAGTACTTGCACTACAGCATGCTTTAGATGAAAAG GAAATGGAGCCTGAGATGGTAGAGATTGTCAAGGGCTCAAAGACAAGAGCGCAAGCAATGGTGGATGCAGCTATCAAG GCTGCATCATCTGTGAAGGAAGGAGAAGATGCCATCAAAATGATTCAAGAAGCCTTGGACATGGTTGGCAAACATCAGCCGTTGCGCAGCTCTGTGGTCAAACATGAAGAGCATGCAAACGGCGGCGTAGAGCATCATCAAAACCCATCTCCCTCCTCAGACGCATCAAAGCCTATGGCTAACAACGATTTCATCTCGCAAGATGGTTCAGAGAAAAACGAGGCTCAAATGCCTTCAGAGCTAGTCACATCCTGTGTTGCCTCTTGGCTCATGATTCAG ATGTGCACAGAGAGGCAGTACCCTCCATCTGATGTGGCACAGCTTATAGACACAGCAGTTACAAGCCTGCAGCCTCGATGCCCCCAGAACCTACCCATCTACAGAGAAATCCAAATGTGTATGGGACGAATCAAGACTCAAATCCTCTCTCTAGTACCAAGTTGA